In Deltaproteobacteria bacterium, the DNA window GAACCTGTGGAAAATCCTCCATGACTTTCCTGAGTTCAGACAGGGGCCTGCCCTTCTGTATCACCACTTTCATGAGCTGAAGGGATGCAAGGATCCCGTCTCCCGTCGTAGCGTGGTCGAGGAAGATAATGTGGCCCGACTGCTCGCCCCCGAAGTTGAAGTTCCCTCTTCTCATCTCCTCTATCACGTACCTGTCGCCGACATCGGCTCTTTTTACCCGCACCCCCGCTTTCTCCATGGCAAGTTCGAATCCGATGTTGCTCATCATCGTGGCCACGATCGTTTTTTTCTTCAGCTTCTTCTCCTGCAGCATGTTGATGCCACATACCGCCATGATGTGGTCCCCGTTTAATATGTCCCCTTTGTCATCGACAATGATGCACCTGTCACCGTCACCGTCGAGGCAAATGCCCAGGTTCGCCCCCTCATCGCGAACCATCTGAGAGATGTTCTCCGGATGAAGCGATCCGCAATCCTTGTTGATATTGAACCCATCCGGGTTCCCGCCTATGATCTTTACCTGCGCACCCAGCTCCTGAAAAACCGATGGTGCAGCACGGTATCCGGCTCCATTACCGCAGTCGACCACGACTTTGATCCCGTCGAGGGTGAGTCGTTTCGGGAAGGTGCTCTTCAGGTAAACAACGTACCTGCCCGTGGCATCCTCTATTCTACTGGCCTTCCCTATGTCTTCGGGACCCGGCCGGTGCTCATCCAGGATCGACGATGTCATGAGCTCCTCGATCCTCCCCTCCACGTCATCGGGGAGTTTGAACCCGTCCCCGCCGAATATCTTGATCCCGTTATCGTAAAAGGGATTGTGTGAAGCAGATATCACGACTCCTGCGTCTGCCCTCATGCTCGCGGTAATGAATGCGATACCTGGCGTGGTCAGGGGGCCGACGAGGAGAACGTCTCCTCCCATTGAAAGGATTCCCGCAGACAGGGCCGTTTCAAACATATAGCCTGACAGCCGGGTATCTTTCCCTATGACGATTT includes these proteins:
- a CDS encoding phosphoglucosamine mutase, giving the protein MRRKLFGTDGIRGIANAEPMTVETATAVGRAVAYHFRNSFGKHKIVIGKDTRLSGYMFETALSAGILSMGGDVLLVGPLTTPGIAFITASMRADAGVVISASHNPFYDNGIKIFGGDGFKLPDDVEGRIEELMTSSILDEHRPGPEDIGKASRIEDATGRYVVYLKSTFPKRLTLDGIKVVVDCGNGAGYRAAPSVFQELGAQVKIIGGNPDGFNINKDCGSLHPENISQMVRDEGANLGICLDGDGDRCIIVDDKGDILNGDHIMAVCGINMLQEKKLKKKTIVATMMSNIGFELAMEKAGVRVKRADVGDRYVIEEMRRGNFNFGGEQSGHIIFLDHATTGDGILASLQLMKVVIQKGRPLSELRKVMEDFPQVLLNLEVDRKIPLRQLRETANLIRDYEKNLIGRGRLYVRYSGTEHLLRIMVEGEDQNDISHIARHIAEKATREIKRYRS